Proteins from a single region of Thunnus albacares chromosome 16, fThuAlb1.1, whole genome shotgun sequence:
- the eif2b2 gene encoding translation initiation factor eIF-2B subunit beta — translation MPGSDKETDLTERIEAFLSDLKRGGSGTGPLRGSAETARETTALLRRITAQARWSSAGDLMEIIRKEGRRMTAAQPSETTVGNMIRRVLKIIREEYARSRGSSEEADQQESLHKLLTSGGLSEDNFRLHFAPLKANVIEAINELLTELEGTTDNIAMQALEHIHSNEVIMTIGRSRTVEAFLKDAARKRKFHVIVAECAPFCQGHEMATSLSEAGIETTVIADAAIFAVMSRVNKVIIGTQTVLANGGLRAVNGTHTLALAAKHHSTPLIVCAPMFKLSPQFPNEEDTFHKFVSPHEVLPFTEGEILSKVNVHCPVFDYVPPELITLFISNIGGHAPSYIYRLMSELYHPEDHEL, via the exons atgcCGGGCTCGGATAAAGAAACGGACCTGACGGAGAGGATAGAAGCGTTTCTGTCCGACCTGAAGCGAGGAGGCAGCGGGACGGGACCGCTGCGGGGCTCGGCGGAGACAGCCCGAGAAACGACCGCCCTGCTCCGCAGAATCACAGCCCAGGCTCGATGGAGCAGCGCAG gTGATCTGATGGAAATCATCCggaaagaggggaggaggatgaCTGCCGCTCAGCCCTCAGAGACCACTGTTGGTAACATGATCAGGCGAGTGCTGAAGATCATCAGAGAGGAGTATGCCAG ATCTCGAGGAAGCAGCGAAGAGGCGGACCAGCAGGAATCTCTGCACAAGCTGCTGACCTCAGGAGGACTCAGCGAAGACAACTTCAGACTGCATTTTGCTCCTCTTAAAGCTAACGTCATTGAGGCCATCAATGAGCTGTTGACAGAGCTGG agggaacaactgacaacattgcAATGCAGGCCCTGGAGCACATCCACTCTAATGAGGTCATCATGACGATTGGTCGTTCTCGCACCGTGGAGGCCTTCCTCAAAGACGCTGCTCGCAAACGCAAGTTCCATGTCATCGTAGCAGAGTGCGCCCCCTTCTGCCAG GGGCACGAAATGGCAACCAGTCTCTCAGAAGCTGGCATAGAAACAACCGTGATTGCAGACGCCGCCATATTTGCAGTCATGTCTCGCGTTAATAAG GTCATCATCGGTACGCAGACAGTTCTTGCCAATGGAGGACTGAGGGCCGTCAACGGGACACACACTCTAGCCCTCGCAGCCAAGCACCACTCGACGCCTCTCATTGTGTGTGCTCCCATGTTCAAGCTCTCACCTCAG tTTCCAAATGAAGAGGACACCTTCCATAAGTTTGTCTCTCCACATGAGGTGCTTCCTTTCACTGAAG GTGAGATTCTCTCAAAGGTGAACGTGCACTGTCCAGTGTTTGACTATGTCCCACCTGAGCTCATCACACTGTTCATCTCTAACATCGGAGGACATGCACCGTCATACATCTACCGACTGATGAGCGAACTCTACCACCCGGAAGATCATGAACTTTAA
- the zc3h14 gene encoding zinc finger CCCH domain-containing protein 14 isoform X3 translates to MEIGTEISKKIRAAIKGKLQELGAYIDEELPDYIMVMVANKKTSQQMADDLSLFLGNNTIKFTAWLQGVLEKLRSVAVEPASLRHQLQSDSSTVMGKTPSSVSEDSREESKVLTVSSSRSDRTEARVSSSAHESRRGPIEKSSSRLTSTVKPLMEPLPSEAVIDIKPEMDDDLIAEDPVEISTNPGRSRGAASRPTAEIYRPCQSRFTSVSSADTCQPTEGSSHTRQQDSRSSRTSRSGSSKEEFSRKRKAPVASSVVRVNRAADEDSDDVEEDDTSYGGRGLSSRVSLPSKPERKPSLPPAKQANRNLILKAISEAQDSITKTTAYPTIPQRQTVPVAPRTRLASNEEMTAAIQLVQEHLHSLAPRVRTYTSAEIPPSRSLAPARSLASRLQLDLAESNDGREQSDYGVEVAANNESKTFDTRSFIMSRPQLEEPQIRSQQRLQAKEEVLPALPRTIQASKERVDSGSPKFIVTLDGVPSPLGNFAECDMELDDVRPPTKVTEATVHVNRESKVSVLHRLQGGVTSLEEDVMDVDMAEDDGAPLKKQKVMERCKFWPVCKSGDECLYHHPTTQCKTFPSCKFGDKCLFVHPNCKYDARCTKPECPFTHVSRRGPAAPPPRPAAQPMQTTSVCRFFPACKKMDCPFYHPKPCRFAGLCKRAGCTFYHPNTAVPPRHALKWTKTNSS, encoded by the exons ATGGAAATCGGGACGGAGATCAGCAAGAAAATCAGA GCTGCTATCAAGGGCAAGCTTCAGGAGCTCGGTGCCTATATCG ATGAGGAGCTTCCTGACTACATCATGGTGATGGTGGCGAACAAGAAAACCTCTCAACAGATGGCTGACGACCTCTCCCTTTTCCTTGGAAACAACACTATCAAGTTTACAGCCTG GCTGCAGGGCGTCCTGGAGAAGTTAAGATCTGTTGCAGTTG AGCCTGCATCTCTCAGACACCAGCTGCAGTCTGACAGTAGTACTGTGATGGGGAAGACTCCATCGTCAGTCAGTGAAGACAGCAGAGAAGAGTCAAAGGTTTTGACAGTGTCCAGCTCACGCTCTGATAGGACTGAAGCACGTGTGTCTAGTTCCGCTCATGAAAGCAG GAGGGGGCCTATAGAGAAGAGTTCCTCTCGCCTTACCTCCACAGTTAAGCCCCTCATGGAGCCGCTCCCCTCAGAGGCTGTTATCGACATCAAACCAGAGATGGACGACGACCTCATCGCTGAGGACCCTGTAGAAATCAGTACCAACCCGGGACGATCGCGCGGGGCAGCTAGTAGACCAACAGCTGAAATCTACAGACCGTGTCAGAGCAGGTTTACATCGGTAAGCTCTGCAGACACGTGTCAGCCCACAGAAGGATCTTCTCACACCAGGCAACAGgacagcagaagcagcagaacCTCTAGAAGTGGATCCAGTAAG GAGGAGTTTTCACGTAAACGTAAAGCACCAGTTGCGAGTTCAGTGGTGCGAGTGAACCGGGCGGCAGATGAGGACAGTGATGACGTTGAGGAGGACGATACAAGCTATGGAGGAAGAGGCCTGTCCAGCAGAGTGTCGCTTCCCTCCAAACCAGAACGCAA aCCTTCTCTCCCACCAGCCAAGCAAGCTAACAGGAATCTGATACTGAAGGCCATCTCTGAGGCCCAGGACTCAATCACCAAAACTACAGCCTACCCAACAA TACCACAGAGGCAGACTGTTCCTGTTGCGCCTCGTACTCGCTTAGCCAGCAATGAGGAGATGACTGCAGCCATCCAGCTGGTCCAAGAACACCTCCATAGCCTGGCCCCCAGGGTGCGGACCTACACCTCTGCAGAGATACCTCCATCCAGATCTCTTG CTCCAGCCAGATCTTTAGCTTCACGTCTTCAGTTGGACTTAGCAGAGAGCAATGATGGACGAGAACAGAGCGACTATG GTGTGGAGGTTGCTGCGAACAACGAGTCAAAGACATTCGATACCCGCTCCTTCATAATGAGTCGGCCACAACTGGAAGAACCTCAAATCAGAAGCCAGCAGCGTCTTCAAGCCAAAGAGGAAGTCCTGCCTGCTTTACCACGCACCATCCAGGCCAG TAAGGAGAGAGTCGACTCTGGCAGCCCCAAGTTCATCGTGACATTAGACGGGGTACCGAGCCCGCTGGGGAACTTTGCAGAATGTGACATGGAGCTGGATGACGTGAGACCACCCACAAAGGTCACTGAGGCAACTGTTCATGTCAACAGGGAGTCTAAAGTTAGCGTCCTTCACAGACTACAAGGCGGAGTTACATCACTAGAAG AGGATGTGATGGATGTAGACATGGCCGAGGATGATGGCGCCCCGTTGAAGAAACAGAAAGTGATGGAGCGCTGCAAGTTCTGGCCAGTGTGTAAGAGTGGAGATGAGTGTCTGTACCATCACCCGACAACACAGTGCAA gaCTTTTCCCAGCTGCAAGTTTGGGGATAAATGCCTTTTCGTCCATCCCAACTGTAAATATGACGCCAGGTGTACCAAACCAGAGTGTCCCTTCACTCATGTCAGCCGCAGAGGCCCAGCGGCTCCTCCGCCCCGGCCAG cagcGCAACCAATGCAAACCACTAGTGTGTGTCGCTTCTTCCCGGCGTGTAAGAAGATGGATTGTCCGTTTTATCATCCAAAG CCTTGTCGCTTTGCGGGCCTCTGTAAACGAGCTGGATGCACCTTTTACCACCCAAACACAGCTGTGCCTCCGAGACACGCTCTGAAATGGACAAAGACAAATAGCAG CTAA
- the zc3h14 gene encoding zinc finger CCCH domain-containing protein 14 isoform X1: MEIGTEISKKIRAAIKGKLQELGAYIDEELPDYIMVMVANKKTSQQMADDLSLFLGNNTIKFTAWLQGVLEKLRSVAVEPASLRHQLQSDSSTVMGKTPSSVSEDSREESKVLTVSSSRSDRTEARVSSSAHESRRGPIEKSSSRLTSTVKPLMEPLPSEAVIDIKPEMDDDLIAEDPVEISTNPGRSRGAASRPTAEIYRPCQSRFTSVSSADTCQPTEGSSHTRQQDSRSSRTSRSGSSKQEEFSRKRKAPVASSVVRVNRAADEDSDDVEEDDTSYGGRGLSSRVSLPSKPERKPSLPPAKQANRNLILKAISEAQDSITKTTAYPTIPQRQTVPVAPRTRLASNEEMTAAIQLVQEHLHSLAPRVRTYTSAEIPPSRSLAPARSLASRLQLDLAESNDGREQSDYGVEVAANNESKTFDTRSFIMSRPQLEEPQIRSQQRLQAKEEVLPALPRTIQASKERVDSGSPKFIVTLDGVPSPLGNFAECDMELDDVRPPTKVTEATVHVNRESKVSVLHRLQGGVTSLEEDVMDVDMAEDDGAPLKKQKVMERCKFWPVCKSGDECLYHHPTTQCKTFPSCKFGDKCLFVHPNCKYDARCTKPECPFTHVSRRGPAAPPPRPAAQPMQTTSVCRFFPACKKMDCPFYHPKPCRFAGLCKRAGCTFYHPNTAVPPRHALKWTKTNSS; this comes from the exons ATGGAAATCGGGACGGAGATCAGCAAGAAAATCAGA GCTGCTATCAAGGGCAAGCTTCAGGAGCTCGGTGCCTATATCG ATGAGGAGCTTCCTGACTACATCATGGTGATGGTGGCGAACAAGAAAACCTCTCAACAGATGGCTGACGACCTCTCCCTTTTCCTTGGAAACAACACTATCAAGTTTACAGCCTG GCTGCAGGGCGTCCTGGAGAAGTTAAGATCTGTTGCAGTTG AGCCTGCATCTCTCAGACACCAGCTGCAGTCTGACAGTAGTACTGTGATGGGGAAGACTCCATCGTCAGTCAGTGAAGACAGCAGAGAAGAGTCAAAGGTTTTGACAGTGTCCAGCTCACGCTCTGATAGGACTGAAGCACGTGTGTCTAGTTCCGCTCATGAAAGCAG GAGGGGGCCTATAGAGAAGAGTTCCTCTCGCCTTACCTCCACAGTTAAGCCCCTCATGGAGCCGCTCCCCTCAGAGGCTGTTATCGACATCAAACCAGAGATGGACGACGACCTCATCGCTGAGGACCCTGTAGAAATCAGTACCAACCCGGGACGATCGCGCGGGGCAGCTAGTAGACCAACAGCTGAAATCTACAGACCGTGTCAGAGCAGGTTTACATCGGTAAGCTCTGCAGACACGTGTCAGCCCACAGAAGGATCTTCTCACACCAGGCAACAGgacagcagaagcagcagaacCTCTAGAAGTGGATCCAGTAAG CAGGAGGAGTTTTCACGTAAACGTAAAGCACCAGTTGCGAGTTCAGTGGTGCGAGTGAACCGGGCGGCAGATGAGGACAGTGATGACGTTGAGGAGGACGATACAAGCTATGGAGGAAGAGGCCTGTCCAGCAGAGTGTCGCTTCCCTCCAAACCAGAACGCAA aCCTTCTCTCCCACCAGCCAAGCAAGCTAACAGGAATCTGATACTGAAGGCCATCTCTGAGGCCCAGGACTCAATCACCAAAACTACAGCCTACCCAACAA TACCACAGAGGCAGACTGTTCCTGTTGCGCCTCGTACTCGCTTAGCCAGCAATGAGGAGATGACTGCAGCCATCCAGCTGGTCCAAGAACACCTCCATAGCCTGGCCCCCAGGGTGCGGACCTACACCTCTGCAGAGATACCTCCATCCAGATCTCTTG CTCCAGCCAGATCTTTAGCTTCACGTCTTCAGTTGGACTTAGCAGAGAGCAATGATGGACGAGAACAGAGCGACTATG GTGTGGAGGTTGCTGCGAACAACGAGTCAAAGACATTCGATACCCGCTCCTTCATAATGAGTCGGCCACAACTGGAAGAACCTCAAATCAGAAGCCAGCAGCGTCTTCAAGCCAAAGAGGAAGTCCTGCCTGCTTTACCACGCACCATCCAGGCCAG TAAGGAGAGAGTCGACTCTGGCAGCCCCAAGTTCATCGTGACATTAGACGGGGTACCGAGCCCGCTGGGGAACTTTGCAGAATGTGACATGGAGCTGGATGACGTGAGACCACCCACAAAGGTCACTGAGGCAACTGTTCATGTCAACAGGGAGTCTAAAGTTAGCGTCCTTCACAGACTACAAGGCGGAGTTACATCACTAGAAG AGGATGTGATGGATGTAGACATGGCCGAGGATGATGGCGCCCCGTTGAAGAAACAGAAAGTGATGGAGCGCTGCAAGTTCTGGCCAGTGTGTAAGAGTGGAGATGAGTGTCTGTACCATCACCCGACAACACAGTGCAA gaCTTTTCCCAGCTGCAAGTTTGGGGATAAATGCCTTTTCGTCCATCCCAACTGTAAATATGACGCCAGGTGTACCAAACCAGAGTGTCCCTTCACTCATGTCAGCCGCAGAGGCCCAGCGGCTCCTCCGCCCCGGCCAG cagcGCAACCAATGCAAACCACTAGTGTGTGTCGCTTCTTCCCGGCGTGTAAGAAGATGGATTGTCCGTTTTATCATCCAAAG CCTTGTCGCTTTGCGGGCCTCTGTAAACGAGCTGGATGCACCTTTTACCACCCAAACACAGCTGTGCCTCCGAGACACGCTCTGAAATGGACAAAGACAAATAGCAG CTAA
- the zc3h14 gene encoding zinc finger CCCH domain-containing protein 14 isoform X2, whose amino-acid sequence MEIGTEISKKIRAAIKGKLQELGAYIDEELPDYIMVMVANKKTSQQMADDLSLFLGNNTIKFTAWLQGVLEKLRSVAVEPASLRHQLQSDSSTVMGKTPSSVSEDSREESKVLTVSSSRSDRTEARVSSSAHESRRGPIEKSSSRLTSTVKPLMEPLPSEAVIDIKPEMDDDLIAEDPVEISTNPGRSRGAASRPTAEIYRPCQSRFTSVSSADTCQPTEGSSHTRQQDSRSSRTSRSGSSKQEEFSRKRKAPVASSVVRVNRAADEDSDDVEEDDTSYGGRGLSSRVSLPSKPERKPSLPPAKQANRNLILKAISEAQDSITKTTAYPTIPQRQTVPVAPRTRLASNEEMTAAIQLVQEHLHSLAPRVRTYTSAEIPPSRSLAPARSLASRLQLDLAESNDGREQSDYGVEVAANNESKTFDTRSFIMSRPQLEEPQIRSQQRLQAKEEVLPALPRTIQASKERVDSGSPKFIVTLDGVPSPLGNFAECDMELDDVRPPTKVTEATVHVNRESKVSVLHRLQGGVTSLEEDVMDVDMAEDDGAPLKKQKVMERCKFWPVCKSGDECLYHHPTTQCKTFPSCKFGDKCLFVHPNCKYDARCTKPECPFTHVSRRGPAAPPPRPAQPMQTTSVCRFFPACKKMDCPFYHPKPCRFAGLCKRAGCTFYHPNTAVPPRHALKWTKTNSS is encoded by the exons ATGGAAATCGGGACGGAGATCAGCAAGAAAATCAGA GCTGCTATCAAGGGCAAGCTTCAGGAGCTCGGTGCCTATATCG ATGAGGAGCTTCCTGACTACATCATGGTGATGGTGGCGAACAAGAAAACCTCTCAACAGATGGCTGACGACCTCTCCCTTTTCCTTGGAAACAACACTATCAAGTTTACAGCCTG GCTGCAGGGCGTCCTGGAGAAGTTAAGATCTGTTGCAGTTG AGCCTGCATCTCTCAGACACCAGCTGCAGTCTGACAGTAGTACTGTGATGGGGAAGACTCCATCGTCAGTCAGTGAAGACAGCAGAGAAGAGTCAAAGGTTTTGACAGTGTCCAGCTCACGCTCTGATAGGACTGAAGCACGTGTGTCTAGTTCCGCTCATGAAAGCAG GAGGGGGCCTATAGAGAAGAGTTCCTCTCGCCTTACCTCCACAGTTAAGCCCCTCATGGAGCCGCTCCCCTCAGAGGCTGTTATCGACATCAAACCAGAGATGGACGACGACCTCATCGCTGAGGACCCTGTAGAAATCAGTACCAACCCGGGACGATCGCGCGGGGCAGCTAGTAGACCAACAGCTGAAATCTACAGACCGTGTCAGAGCAGGTTTACATCGGTAAGCTCTGCAGACACGTGTCAGCCCACAGAAGGATCTTCTCACACCAGGCAACAGgacagcagaagcagcagaacCTCTAGAAGTGGATCCAGTAAG CAGGAGGAGTTTTCACGTAAACGTAAAGCACCAGTTGCGAGTTCAGTGGTGCGAGTGAACCGGGCGGCAGATGAGGACAGTGATGACGTTGAGGAGGACGATACAAGCTATGGAGGAAGAGGCCTGTCCAGCAGAGTGTCGCTTCCCTCCAAACCAGAACGCAA aCCTTCTCTCCCACCAGCCAAGCAAGCTAACAGGAATCTGATACTGAAGGCCATCTCTGAGGCCCAGGACTCAATCACCAAAACTACAGCCTACCCAACAA TACCACAGAGGCAGACTGTTCCTGTTGCGCCTCGTACTCGCTTAGCCAGCAATGAGGAGATGACTGCAGCCATCCAGCTGGTCCAAGAACACCTCCATAGCCTGGCCCCCAGGGTGCGGACCTACACCTCTGCAGAGATACCTCCATCCAGATCTCTTG CTCCAGCCAGATCTTTAGCTTCACGTCTTCAGTTGGACTTAGCAGAGAGCAATGATGGACGAGAACAGAGCGACTATG GTGTGGAGGTTGCTGCGAACAACGAGTCAAAGACATTCGATACCCGCTCCTTCATAATGAGTCGGCCACAACTGGAAGAACCTCAAATCAGAAGCCAGCAGCGTCTTCAAGCCAAAGAGGAAGTCCTGCCTGCTTTACCACGCACCATCCAGGCCAG TAAGGAGAGAGTCGACTCTGGCAGCCCCAAGTTCATCGTGACATTAGACGGGGTACCGAGCCCGCTGGGGAACTTTGCAGAATGTGACATGGAGCTGGATGACGTGAGACCACCCACAAAGGTCACTGAGGCAACTGTTCATGTCAACAGGGAGTCTAAAGTTAGCGTCCTTCACAGACTACAAGGCGGAGTTACATCACTAGAAG AGGATGTGATGGATGTAGACATGGCCGAGGATGATGGCGCCCCGTTGAAGAAACAGAAAGTGATGGAGCGCTGCAAGTTCTGGCCAGTGTGTAAGAGTGGAGATGAGTGTCTGTACCATCACCCGACAACACAGTGCAA gaCTTTTCCCAGCTGCAAGTTTGGGGATAAATGCCTTTTCGTCCATCCCAACTGTAAATATGACGCCAGGTGTACCAAACCAGAGTGTCCCTTCACTCATGTCAGCCGCAGAGGCCCAGCGGCTCCTCCGCCCCGGCCAG cGCAACCAATGCAAACCACTAGTGTGTGTCGCTTCTTCCCGGCGTGTAAGAAGATGGATTGTCCGTTTTATCATCCAAAG CCTTGTCGCTTTGCGGGCCTCTGTAAACGAGCTGGATGCACCTTTTACCACCCAAACACAGCTGTGCCTCCGAGACACGCTCTGAAATGGACAAAGACAAATAGCAG CTAA